The Sphingobacterium lactis sequence ACGATCGATTTCATCGGCCAGTTTCGAAATGGCGAAACCAACAATCGAAGCATCGTCCAACCAGCCCAACACTGGAATAACATCCGGAATGGCATCCAATGGCGACACCACATACAGGATAGTACCGACGATTACGGACATGTTCCATTTATTCATCTTATACCGTCCCGCAAAAGTATCCTTGATCATCGCTATCAACAGCTTGAATTCAT is a genomic window containing:
- a CDS encoding YkvA family protein produces the protein MKKNYVTRALLLFNTFKNRKLTNEDITLAETKAGHLEGKTNEFKLLIAMIKDTFAGRYKMNKWNMSVIVGTILYVVSPLDAIPDVIPVLGWLDDASIVGFAISKLADEIDRYRKFKRMGTQHLMGE